One window of the Populus trichocarpa isolate Nisqually-1 chromosome 9, P.trichocarpa_v4.1, whole genome shotgun sequence genome contains the following:
- the LOC7468582 gene encoding laccase-4, translated as MDMAPWIRVLVLVACLFPASVESMVRHYKFNVVMKNSTKLCSTKPIVTVNGQFPGPTLVAREDDTVLVKVVNHVKYNVSIHWHGIRQLRTGWADGPAYITQCPIQPGQSFVYNFTITGQRGTLLWHAHILWLRATVHGAIVILPKRGVPYPFPTPRKEKVIILGEWWKSDVEAVINEATKSGIAPNVSDAHTINGHPGPVSACSSHGGYNLSVHPGKTYMLRIINAALNEELFFKIAGHQLTVVEVDATYVKPFKIDTVVIAPGQTTNVLVTANRGSGQYLVAASPFMDAPIAVDNVTATATLHYSGTLASTITTLTVPPAKNATPVATNFTNALRSLNSIKYPARVPLKIDHSLFFTVGLGVNPCATCINGSRVVADINNVTFVMPTIALLQAHVFNISGVFTDDFPANPPTPFNYTGTQPTNFQTVKGTKLYRLAYNNTVQLVLQDTGMLTPENHPVHLHGFNFFEVGRGVGNFDPNKDPKKFNLVDPVERNTIGVPAGGWTAIRFIADNPGVWFMHCHLEVHTTWGLKMAFVVDNGKGPNESVLPPPPDLPKC; from the exons ATGGACATGGCACCATGGATTCGGGTTCTAGTTCTGGTGGCTTGTCTGTTTCCGGCATCTGTGGAGTCCATGGTCCGGCACTACAAGTTCAAT GTGGTAATGAAAAATAGCACAAAACTGTGTTCAACAAAGCCCATTGTCACTGTGAATGGACAGTTCCCAGGGCCTACTTTAGTTGCCAGAGAAGATGACACTGTGCTTGTGAAGGTGGTAAACCATGTCAAATACAATGTCAGCATCCATTG GCATGGCATTAGACAACTGCGGACCGGTTGGGCCGATGGCCCTGCATACATAACGCAGTGTCCTATTCAGCCAGGGCAGAGCTTTGTGTACAATTTCACCATTACTGGTCAAAGGGGCACTCTACTCTGGCATGCACATATCCTCTGGCTCAGGGCCACTGTCCATGGTGCTATTGTAATTTTGCCCAAGCGAGGTGTTCCATACCCATTTCCTACACCACGCAAGGAAAAAGTCATTATATTAG GTGAATGGTGGAAATCAGATGTTGAAGCTGTGATCAACGAGGCGACGAAATCCGGGATAGCACCTAATGTCTCGGATGCTCACACAATCAATGGCCATCCAGGGCCTGTCTCAGCCTGCTCTTCACAcg GAGGGTATAATTTATCAGTACATCCCGGAAAGACTTACATGCTTCGGATCATCAACGCTGCACTAAATGAAGAACTCTTCTTTAAGATTGCTGGCCATCAACTCACTGTTGTAGAGGTTGATGCCACATACGTAAAACCCTTCAAAATCGACACCGTTGTCATAGCCCCGGGCCAAACCACAAACGTTCTTGTGACGGCAAACCGTGGTTCTGGCCAGTACTTGGTTGCAGCCTCACCTTTCATGGACGCACCCATTGCGGTTGATAACGTGACGGCCACAGCCACCTTACATTATTCTGGCACCCTTGCTAGTACCATCACTACACTCACCGTACCTCCTGCCAAAAACGCCACTCCGGTAGCAACAAACTTTACGAATGCTCTACGTAGCTTGAATTCGATAAAATATCCTGCTAGAGTCCCTTTAAAGATTGATCATTCTCTTTTCTTCACCGTTGGCCTTGGTGTTAATCCTTGTGCTACTTGTATCAATGGAAGCCGTGTTGTGGCAGATATCAATAACGTTACATTTGTGATGCCAACAATTGCTCTCCTTCAAGCTCACGTCTTCAACATTAGTGGTGTTTTCACAGATGATTTCCCTGCCAACCCGCCCACGCCATTCAACTATACAGGCACACAACCAACGAACTTTCAGACAGTGAAGGGAACAAAACTTTATAGACTTGCTTATAACAACACAGTCCAGCTAGTTCTACAAGATACAGGAATGCTTACTCCTGAAAACCACCCTGTCCATTTGCATGGCTTCAATTTCTTTGAAGTTGGAAGGGGAGTAGGTAATTTCGATCCAAATAAGGACCCAAAGAAATTCAATCTTGTTGACCCAGTGGAGAGGAACACAATTGGGGTCCCAGCTGGTGGATGGACCGCTATAAGATTCATAGCAGATAATCCAG GGGTTTGGTTCATGCATTGCCATTTGGAGGTACACACAACATGGGGACTTAAGATGGCATTTGTTGTAGACAATGGCAAAGGCCCAAATGAATCTGTTTTACCACCGCCTCCTGATCTGCCAAAGTGCTAG
- the LOC7481492 gene encoding transcription factor DIVARICATA isoform X2: MIPGKTVEDVIKQYKELELDVSYIEAGLIPVPGYSSSPFTLDWVNGNGYGYDGFKQSYGLGGKRSSTGRPTDQERKKGVPWTEEEHKLFLMGLKKYGKGDWRNISRNFVISRTPTQVASHAQKYFIRQLSGGKDKRRASIHDITTVNLNETRTPSPDNKRTSPDQSGAISQQPNSAAMPRTHFQWNQPNSGATMAFNSTNANMFMSSPYGINSYGLKMQGQNPHRGAVHDSYIGQQTMGFQMQSAQHYPHG, from the exons ATGATTCCAGGGAAGACAGTAGAGGATGTGATAAAGCAGTATAAGGAACTAGAACTTGATGTTAGCTACATAGAAGCAGGGTTGATTCCAGTTCCAGGATATAGCTCCTCTCCATTCACATTGGACTGGGTTAACGGCAATGGTTATGGCTATGATGGGTTCAAACAATCTTATGGCCTTGGTGGAAAGAGATCTTCGACAGGCCGACCTACCGAtcaggagagaaagaaaggagttCCATGGACAGAGGAAGAACACAA GCTGTTTCTGATGGGCTTGAAGAAGTATGGTAAAGGGGACTGGAGAAACATATCTCGCAATTTTGTTATCAGTAGAACACCGACTCAGGTGGCTAGTCACGCACAAAAGTATTTTATCAGGCAGCTATCAGGAGGGAAGGATAAGAGAAGAGCTAGTATTCATGATATAACCACTGTCAATCTCAACGAAACGAGAACTCCTTCACCGGACAACAAAAGAACATCACCTGATCAATCTGGGGCGATTTCTCAGCAGCCCAATTCTGCTGCCATGCCTCGAACGCATTTCCAATGGAACCAACCCAACAGTGGAGCAACCATGGCTTTTAATTCAACAAATGCAAATATGTTCATGTCTTCTCCTTATGGGATTAACTCGTATGGGCTTAAAATGCAAGGCCAGAATCCGCATAGAGGTGCTGTTCATGACTCTTACATTGGACAGCAAACCATGGGTTTTCAGATGCAATCTGCGCAACACTACCCTCATGGATGA
- the LOC7481492 gene encoding transcription factor DIVARICATA isoform X1, with translation MKWETEILSPGSYLSSSNWLAEESKNTKWTIAENKAFENALAIYDKETSDRWHKVAAMIPGKTVEDVIKQYKELELDVSYIEAGLIPVPGYSSSPFTLDWVNGNGYGYDGFKQSYGLGGKRSSTGRPTDQERKKGVPWTEEEHKLFLMGLKKYGKGDWRNISRNFVISRTPTQVASHAQKYFIRQLSGGKDKRRASIHDITTVNLNETRTPSPDNKRTSPDQSGAISQQPNSAAMPRTHFQWNQPNSGATMAFNSTNANMFMSSPYGINSYGLKMQGQNPHRGAVHDSYIGQQTMGFQMQSAQHYPHG, from the exons ATGAAGTGGGAAACGGAAATCCTATCTCCTGGATCGTACCTTTCCAGCTCGAATTGGCTTGCAGAAGAGAGCAAGAACACAAAATGGACTATAGCAGAGAACAAGGCATTTGAGAATGCTCTAGCAATTTATGATAAGGAAACTTCTGATAGATGGCACAAGGTGGCAGCTATGATTCCAGGGAAGACAGTAGAGGATGTGATAAAGCAGTATAAGGAACTAGAACTTGATGTTAGCTACATAGAAGCAGGGTTGATTCCAGTTCCAGGATATAGCTCCTCTCCATTCACATTGGACTGGGTTAACGGCAATGGTTATGGCTATGATGGGTTCAAACAATCTTATGGCCTTGGTGGAAAGAGATCTTCGACAGGCCGACCTACCGAtcaggagagaaagaaaggagttCCATGGACAGAGGAAGAACACAA GCTGTTTCTGATGGGCTTGAAGAAGTATGGTAAAGGGGACTGGAGAAACATATCTCGCAATTTTGTTATCAGTAGAACACCGACTCAGGTGGCTAGTCACGCACAAAAGTATTTTATCAGGCAGCTATCAGGAGGGAAGGATAAGAGAAGAGCTAGTATTCATGATATAACCACTGTCAATCTCAACGAAACGAGAACTCCTTCACCGGACAACAAAAGAACATCACCTGATCAATCTGGGGCGATTTCTCAGCAGCCCAATTCTGCTGCCATGCCTCGAACGCATTTCCAATGGAACCAACCCAACAGTGGAGCAACCATGGCTTTTAATTCAACAAATGCAAATATGTTCATGTCTTCTCCTTATGGGATTAACTCGTATGGGCTTAAAATGCAAGGCCAGAATCCGCATAGAGGTGCTGTTCATGACTCTTACATTGGACAGCAAACCATGGGTTTTCAGATGCAATCTGCGCAACACTACCCTCATGGATGA